A DNA window from Paramormyrops kingsleyae isolate MSU_618 chromosome 10, PKINGS_0.4, whole genome shotgun sequence contains the following coding sequences:
- the LOC111847930 gene encoding synaptopodin, whose product MHQQVKRQVTWTGFNSFASLDKERRDCKVTNGNPALGPSTDLPGRKTNLSRSASLSEKELKEARDRSQIIAAQLTIPSNASSRGVQLFNKRRARVNAFTLVSFGKGAGQEASGNDKNCPPKNTLTWEDKLSEGKEKEFNSRNSDSQLSRSSSELIQKDSRSMVDQSDPIPKMDNSAVQEEDRHFLPVKENDAEFLSDITEKVHEELAYSNCSNRSVQSSQGIDEVGATNPGTDSFTSPGEIPNGSHSDQNAVNGSPSLMKQATVITNRTARPFGSPNVLRSPETRSPVMGFPQHTIPTFNKPLPQAFCPPPPAFSPSPVSPPAYSAPPEFFSPPPVSRIVSPPPCLAQYAPAVTPRPHYNPQLISERKQQVPIRTGILEEGTARRATRKAMFTFQEKPKLDPNPELLSLVQGVDEKKKLRSQFEHMQEEELLELGAEASNFLAKDTSCIKEAKVPEWSSCLKRSETRVRPVPKTEQGLTNASGKGAQLFARRQSRMEKYVVGTPSGIEGYVRSPSPTASLPPSWTFPSNMPGRVKAMASSNKINIQPPKTVKTAPVVVAKPTPAAESPVLENGCTKTEMKLYKHQPYQLDSSLFILNPTKDPMSSLPKAAPPPKPVVSEKVYMRQTSLPTIATPISPHLSSPVPFRSPKSPSTHVPQSRVNGMGSADTRPNYEASPRPEVGHQRASPISPLSPQRVASQRPGIQAPRPTFSARKAGIEPQTRGEGLSTPSPPTTSLRSRQSGSSDGPVGGVRVQPASVLQAPSPLPPTWDERSQSPSVGQDDKANRRLLAKNIINAAKRKNSPSPGALGGRGMSVSPGFLPPHGQRPFSPFQSRSPTFISPPPTPTRSMHSPVCLYSTRSLTDSDASVDSEDLGLRSPGTRSYNTCPRGWGGSLRLKRGNFPADL is encoded by the exons ATCTCAGCCGAAGTGCCAGCTTATCAGAAAAGGAACTGAAAGAGGCTCGAGACAGAAGTCAGATCATTGCTGCTCAGCTGACGATTCCATCAAATGCCAGCTCTCGAGGAGTGCAGCTCTTTAACAAGCGGAGGGCACGTGTGAACGCCTTCACTCTGGTTAGCTTTGGCAAGGGCGCTGGACAAGAGGCTTCTGGCAATGACAAGAACTGTCCTCCTAAGAACACCCTGACATGGGAAGACAAACTCTCTGAAGGAAAGGAGAAAGAATTTAACAGCAGAAACAGTGATTCCCAACTCTCCAGATCTTCCAGTGAACTAATCCAGAAGGACAGCAGAAGCATGGTGGATCAAAGTGACCCTATTCCAAAAATGGATAATTCTGCCGTTCAAGAGGAAGATAGACATTTTCTTCCCGTGAAAGAGAATGACGCAGAATTTTTGAGTGATATCACAGAAAAAGTCCATGAAGAATTAGCTTACAGTAACTGCAGTAACAGATCTGTCCAGTCCAGCCAGGGCATAGATGAGGTGGGGGCCACCAATCCGGGGACGGACTCCTTCACTTCACCAGGAGAAATACCAAATGGAAGTCACAGTGATCAGAATGCTGTAAATGGCTCCCCATCCCTGATGAAGCAAGCTACAGTCATCACTAATCGGACAGCACGTCCATTTGGGTCACCCAATGTTCTGAGGTCCCCAGAAACCAGGAGTCCAGTGATGGGCTTTCCCCAGCATACTATCCCAACATTTAACAAGCCTCTTCCACAAGCCttctgccccccgccccctgcctTTTCACCTTCTCCGGTTTCACCTCCTGCATACTCTGCCCCACCTGAATTCTTCAGTCCCCCTCCAGTGTCTCGTATCGTTTCGCCTCCACCATGCCTGGCCCAATACGCACCAGCGGTGACTCCAAGACCACATTACAACCCTCAGCTCATCAGTGAAAGAAAGCAGCAGGTGCCTATTAGAACGGGAATCCTGGAGGAGGGCACGGCACGTAGGGCAACTCGGAAGGCGATGTTCACATTTCAAGAGAAGCCAAAACTTGATCCAAACCCCGAGCTCCTGTCCCTAGTCCAAGGAGTCGATGAGAAAAAGAAGTTAAGGTCCCAATTTGAGCACATGCAGGAAGAGGAGTTGCTAGAACTCGGAGCTGAAGCTTCTAATTTTCTTGCTAAAGACACGTCCTGCATTAAGGAGGCAAAGGTACCTGAGTGGTCCTCATGTTTGAAGAGATCTGAGACAAGGGTCAGGCCTGTTCccaagacagagcagggactgaCTAATGCATCAGGAAAGGGGGCTCAGCTTTTTGCTAGACGTCAGTCCAGAATGGAAAAATATGTGGTAGGGACCCCATCAGGGATAGAGGGGTATGTGAGATCTCCCTCCCCCACTGCATCCTTGCCTCCATCTTGGACCTTCCCATCCAACATGCCAGGCCGAGTTAAGGCTATGGCCAGTTCTAATAAAATCAATATACAGCCACCAAAGACTGTCAAAACTGCACCTGTTGTTGTTGCAAAACCAACCCCAGCAGCAGAGTCTCCAGTCTTGGAGAATGGATGTACCAAGACAGAGATGAAGCTATACAAGCATCAGCCCTATCAGCTGGACTCTTCTCTGTTCATCCTGAACCCAACCAAAGACCCAATGAGCTCTTTACCAAAAGCAGCACCACCCCCCAAACCCGTGGTTTCAGAGAAAGTCTATATGCGGCAAACCTCTTTGCCTACAATTGCCACTCCCATCTCTCCCCATTTAAGTTCTCCAGTTCCTTTCAGGTCACCAAAGAGCCCTTCTACTCACGTTCCCCAAAGCCGCGTTAATGGAATGGGATCTGCAGATACCAGACCGAATTATGAAGCTTCTCCCAGACCAGAAGTAGGACACCAAAGAGCCTCTCCTATCTCTCCTTTATCTCCTCAGCGTGTGGCATCACAGCGGCCTGGTATCCAGGCACCAAGACCTACGTTCTCTGCCAGGAAAGCAGGAATTGAACCACAG ACCAGAGGCGAGGGCCTGTccaccccaagcccccccaccacttCACTCCGGTCCAGGCAGTCCGGCAGCTCAGATGGCCCCGTCGGTGGGGTGAGGGTCCAGCCTGCCTCAGTCCTCCAGGCTCCCTCGCCGCTGCCTCCGACGTGGGACGAAAGATCCCAGTCGCCCAGCGTCGGCCAGGATGACAAGGCCAATCGGCGGCTGCTAGCCAAAAACATAATCAATGCTGCCAAGCGCAAGAACAGCCCATCCCCAGGTGCCCTGGGGGGTCGGGGGATGTCCGTGTCCCCTGGCTTCCTGCCCCCCCACGGCCAGCGGCCTTTCAGCCCCTTCCAATCCCGCTCCCCCACCTTCATCAGCCCGCCGCCGACGCCCACCCGCTCCATGCACTCACCCGTGTGTCTTTATTCCACGCGTTCTCTCACTGACTCTGATGCCTCAGTGGACTCTGAGGATTTGGGTCTCAGGTCACCCGGGACCCGCAGCTACAACACGTGTCCCCGCGGTTGGGGTGGAAGTTTGAGGCTCAAGAGAGGAAATTTCCCCGCTGACCTCTAG